TGGCTGCAGCCAGAGGCTTGGTTATTCATTATTGATGACTGGCCAGGGTGTGCTACACACCACTAATGAGCGGAAAGAAGGAGCCATATTGAGACCTGCGTGGCGGCCCATACTACTGGGTGCTTGGTAATCTCCATATGCATCTTGGGAAAAGGAGCTCACatgcattgtgtgtttgtgtgtgtgtctgtgtctgtgtgtgtgtgtgtgtctgtgtgtgtctgtctgtctgcagcagacatatttatatttggTATTGTCCCCAAAGTACTTCCTGTTTCCTGGTACATAAAGCGGGTACATACCATGAATTGCTAAGAGGTGCAGTGAGATGTGCGGCACAAGCCAGATTTCACCCTTCAGTGATCAGCAGAATAGTACAAAAAGGACAcaatcatttattcatttggtgCTCTTGCAGCCAAGCACACCATGACACCGCCACATACCGTATGTGATGTCTTTGATGCCTCAACACTCCACATCACGTATGCAATGTCTTTGCTGCCACAACTGGTGTTTCCACAGTCAACACAGTGAAAGAGTGTTAAGTTTACTTTGTTAATGTGATTGCTTTGGAGTGATCACAAACAAGGTTTTGAGATTGATTTACAAGGTTAATGCACACTGCGTCCATGTAATACTAGAACAAATGACAAGGCCCTTCAAACAGCAGTCATTTATTTTAAGCCCCTGGTCTCTGGCAGTGCATGTGATGGATGCTTTATCTCTGGTTTGTAAAATGGTCCTGTTAAAATATTGACAGAGGCAGGAGGAGATCTTagactatggaccctttcaacaaggtaaacacaaacaatgcttgaacattctatttgggccccaatctacttcctctgcattaagataacagatggaatgttaaaaaggaagtcttgtggggccaactatgatgctgataatggaactctcctgaaagggtccatatgaaCAGAATGTTCAGTAGCTGGAAGAGATAACAGCAAGCAGTAAGCAGtgggaacagacacacactttagcGCTGGTTACCCACTCAAGTATTTTTCTAATTACATTTAACATTGTTGGAGAATCCCCAAAGTGGCTGAATTTACTAATACATTTGTGTTTCAGAGGATTATTAAAATAAGATAACCccattcacaaagcctttctgTGCACACTACTCTGGGAGGCATGGTTTCCATGGAAACACACATATAAGAAAAGcaaggcaggcaaatttcccgTCTCTGGTGTACCTGCtctactgactgtgtgtgtgtgtgtttagacagtgtgtatgtactgtcatgttgtgtgtgtgtatgctaacATAGTGTGTCCActttatgtctatgtgtgtgcttaCTTGGTGTATGCgcttacactgtgtgtgtgtgtgtgtgtgtgtgtgtgtgtttacatagtGTGTGcactttaagtgtgtgtgtgtgcttgcttacTTGGTGTATGCactaacactgtgtgtgtgtgtgcttgcttgcttACTTGGTGTATACacttacactgtgtgtgtgtgtgtttgagtgtgtgtgtgcgtgcgcttgcTTACACGGTGTAAATGTGTGCCTACAGGAGATTGAGAACAAACCACTGATGTTGCTAAATTCTGATGTCCATAGAATTGCACAAAGAATGTAGGGCACTGCTTCTCCGCTGTGCGCCACAGAGCCGAGCAGAAAAAAGATTTCACCAGTGATGCAGTTCCCCATTGTGTGTTCCCATCATCTGCtgttcacatacacacttgaATTCCTGTCTTACAGGAATTGATTTCAAGATGAAAACACTAGAAATCGAGGGCGTCAGAGTAAGAGTGCAGATATGGTGAGTTTGGAAATTACCCTGCCTGTATCTTTTGCTGCCTTTTAGTTCTCTGTGTTTCCAGATCATGTTGAGGAGATGTGGAGAATAGCTGTTagttttatttgaaattttcTTCCCACTTTTTGTTTGTCTGCCATGTTGTAGGGATACAGCAGGCCAGGAGAGGTACCAGACTGTCACCAAGCAGTATTACAGGCGAGCACAGGTGAGAAACACACCAACATTAAACAGTACTACAGGTGAGAACTAAACCAACATTAAACAGTACTATAGATGAGAACTAAACCACCACCAAATAGGGAGATGAGAACTAAACCCGCACCAAAAAGTACTACAGGTGAGAACTAAACCACCACCAAACAGTACTGCAGACGAGAACTAAACCACCACCAAACAGTGAGATTAGTGAGGTGAGAACCAAAATGAGACGTAGGGAGAAAAGGATGCAAAAAGCAAATCCAAATGGCAGCACACATGAGCTTATCCAACATTATATGAGAGTTAAGCCCCTTTCAGACATGCATTGGACTCTAGACATGACCCGGATGTCACACGGGTGGGCTGATTATGTGAGCACAAAATCACCTGGGTCTGACACTACTAGCCCCCTAGTATGAAGCCTGGAGTTCATTCGGACCCGTGAGCATATGTCTGAACACAAAAGGACAAAACTGGGCACTAAATTCACATCTAGTGAGGGAGCGTGATGACGAGCTGTGTGAAGCTGATGGTGTCCCCTTGGCTTAACTGTAGTTTATACGGTTGTGACTTCATCATAACCAAGTTCACGGACTGGCGCTAATTTGCCAAGATGGGAAGTTCCCATGAACAACCATTGTactgttctctctgtgtgttatgCACATCCACTATGTGAACACAGTTAAAAAGCAAGCCAAACCAGCTAAGATAACAATCATTGCATCACCATTTAACTCAATGAGCAGATTGTCGCGATAGCCTTTATGTACCGTAGACAGGGTTTTGGCTTCCATTTGGATGAGAACAACAGTTTAGGTGCTTTGTTAAAAAGAACTGGCGGTCTTAAAAGGTCCCCAGGATCTCACTGTGAGAGCATCTTGGGGCAGGTGGGACAGATAGAAAGATGCTGCCCTACATGTTTTCAAACCTTCTTTTCTCTTCAGCGATCTGGTCTGGCCACATTAGCATTATGAATCATCATTATTGAACCTACGGTATGCTCACAAAAAATCTCACATTTCTGCACattttattatatcttttcatgGGACAGCACTGAAGAAATGACACTCTGATAATGTAAAGTAGTGAGTGTACAGCTTGTATAATAGTTAAATTTGTTGTCCCCTCAAAATAACTCAACACACAGCCGTTAATGTCTAAATCCCTGGCAGCAAAAGTGAGTACACCCCtaagtgaaaatgtccaaattgtGCCCAAAGTGTCAACATTTTGTGTGGCCACCATTATTTTCCAGCACTGCCTTAACCTTCTTGGGCATGGAGTTCATTAGAGCTTCACAGGTTGCCACTGGAATCTTCTTCCACTACTCCATGATGACATCACGGAGCTGGTGGATGTTAGAGACCTTGCGCTCCTCCACCTTCCGTTTGAAGGGTGTACTCACTTTTGTGAGATACTGTATATTGTACTCCATACTCCGACAATGGCTCCTCGTCTTCCTTAACTCACACTGTAGTATTTACTGCAGTTATGAACCCACCTGTCCCACCTTTGCAATGTTCGTGCGCGAGGGTCATGTTTGAACACTCAATGCCGCGTTTGACTCTTTCATCAACGCGGCATGCGGGGGGTGTTGTGCGTCTCCCAACAATTGTGACCGCGATTCAATAACGCCCGTCTAAGCATAGCACCTCCTTAATCGTGGTGCTGTGTCTCCGTTATTAGGGGATCCTCCTGGTGTACGATGTCACAAATGAACACTCCTTTCAAGACATTGTCAAATGGGCCAGTGATGTCGATGAGGTAAACAACCTAAAAAGTATATGACTATACAATGTACATACTCACTTTTCTTtattacaaatacacacacacacattattcaaatacacacacacacacacacacacacacacacacacacacacacacacacacacacacacactcatatatcctgtgtgtgtttgtcagtgtgcaCCTGAGCGGGTGAAGTGGATTCTGGTGGGGAATAAgtgtgatgaggaggagaggagaagagtcaCTACTGAACAAGGGAATAAGGTAGAGTGTGTCCGTACTTCAGTGTCTCACACAGTGCTGTGTTGCCTAGGAGACTCACTATTTAGCGTATTATACTATACTCAGTGAATCTGTAATTTGATTTAAGTGGCACGCTGAGGTGCAGCAAGTTTATTTCtaaagcacatttcatacacagaggcaaTTTAATTTGCTTAacataaataaaagcaaacaGATTTAAGAGAGCGTACACAAGTAGCGATACCTGtctgatgtgaaaaatgttattttaatgaGATGGATTGATTTATTTTACAGTTAGCAAAAACATACGGAATGTATTTCTTTGAGACGAGTGCCTTCAGCAACTACAACATCAATGAGGTAGGTTCACTTTTCAACTGATTGCTGGATTTCTCATCAGATTTTTATGCTTGCCTTGTCGTTAATCTCTATGTAAAGATGGGATCGAAGTTATCAAATGTCGAAAGCGGTGTCGTGTCGGTGCTGATGAGTTTGGCgcctaatgaatgaatgaatgaatgaatgaatgaatgaatgaatgaactttATTTGTCACTATACCAGCAgtacaataaaaatatatatgagACTGGGACTGTGCAcaataaatagaataaaatagaataaaatacataaattagaTTAAGAATCACCGTCAGGGCAAAGTGCCTGAGTTCATTTGTCTGTGACGTGACTGAcgtggtgctgtgctgtgctttctCTCCCAATCCCAGTGCTTCACGCGGCTCACGGAACTGGTACTACATGCCAACAGGAAGGAACTGGACGGTCTGTCGCTGTCCATTAGTGATGACCTCAGCTCTGCTGGCCAGCGGTCGGTGGAAGTCAGCCAGAAGGTGGAGGAGAGCGCTGAGAGGACCTGCTCATGTTAGACAGGAAGTAGCATCCTCTGCCACCTGACGTACTGTACACCTCTGTAAGGTCACTCAGTTTGGGAGAATCGATGTTATCAGTTCAGTGTGGGAGACTGATTCCTAAAGAGTCCGGTCAGCTCCACAATGACCAGTTATTCAGCGTAGTCAGGGAATACGCTGCATGAACTGTTTACTTTTATAAAAACATGCCAGACGGCCTGTCCACAATAAAAGGGCCACAGCCTGCTGTCCCTGTTGTTGCGCAGGTTCAACAGTAGGGGGCAGTAGCCTGCATTTTCATAATGCCTGCAGTTGGTGAATGTGTTCCTTTAAGTAATACGCCTGTTTAGGACAGTTTGAAAAGACAGGCCAGATGTGACGTCCCTGTGTTTGTGTCACCTGTCGGAAACATCTGCCCTGAGTGTGTGACACAGACTACTGATCTCTCGTGGACACACCTATTTATGAATGTATTTCCTCCTGCATTACGTTGTGTTTTTACTTGTGTACTAATACTGTCTGTCATGTGCTGCCTGCTGTGTCTGTTACAGGACACTCTGATGTCCAGTGGTCACTCATTATTAAGTATATGTTGTCTTTGTTTACAATGGAAATAAAAAACACGTTTTCAATAATATATCAATTTCAAGTAATTCTGATTATGCACTGCCTGTAAACCATATGCCATCACTCACAGGAGATCTGAATTCAGTAAGGCAGGTTTGCTTAAACTTTGTTCAGATGTGGCTACCATCATTCATTGTTTTTGGAAGTGTTTGGAAACGTAACACTAATGTCTGAGAAACAAACATCAGCCTGCTGTAAAGGCTTCTCCATTGTAGACAAAACCATGTCTCCATTACGTGCCGTTTACCAGTGATCATGGTGGCGAGTGGGGAGACATGGACGTTTTATCCCCATATATAATACCGGTGCTATGGGAGTAAGCCAATCTCACAGCGGGATTAAAAAGACgggtcatttattttttatcacaCGACCACAGAGGAAGgtaatgagtgaatgaatgattcATGCCTCGGAAACCGATCCTCTTCCTAAAATTACCCCAACGCATCAAGCCCTGTGCAGCGCAGCGTCTTATCTACTTCCTGGTGTCTCTGCCCCGGCCCCGCCAGGAATGGGGCGAGAAGTTGAAGAGCattataaaataatgataaacacGCCTAAAGAGAACCCCATGGAAGTACATATGTGGACGTAAATAATTTAGTACCACTCGGTCCTCTGTCTCTGGGTTCACATGTTCAACATCAGTCAAGTCAAGTGATGCTCTACCGGCAT
Above is a genomic segment from Alosa alosa isolate M-15738 ecotype Scorff River chromosome 19, AALO_Geno_1.1, whole genome shotgun sequence containing:
- the LOC125283922 gene encoding ras-related protein Rab-15-like, with amino-acid sequence MAKEYDVLLRLMLLGDSGVGKTCLLWRFTDDDFHPSHISTIGIDFKMKTLEIEGVRVRVQIWDTAGQERYQTVTKQYYRRAQGILLVYDVTNEHSFQDIVKWASDVDECAPERVKWILVGNKCDEEERRRVTTEQGNKLAKTYGMYFFETSAFSNYNINECFTRLTELVLHANRKELDGLSLSISDDLSSAGQRSVEVSQKVEESAERTCSC